ataattaGCATCACCAAATATGGGTGCACTGCCGTGAGTTTGGACATTGATACAGGCTGAGATTCAGACCATACAAATGGGCGGACAGAGGTTTAagaactcggactggacaggacgggTCGACGGCTATGGGGCGGCTGGGCGGATGCGATGGAGCGGACgatggccgatctggttcctgaaacagaTAAGggatatttttatgagtttttttatgGATCTAAAATGATGAACTGAAAGGAAACTAATTGATATGTTAAGAACATAaacaaatatgactttttatgagtttttatattgaatggaaatctagaactatatgatgcaaactgaaacaaaacaagagaAGGATAGAAatatgggggatggatccttgttgctggatgtgtatctctctcaacaagaacagtggatgaaggtggatagctatgggatttgacttgctggatgtgtatcactctcaagacaAATCGGTGGATGGGATGGaagtgaagaatcgccacaagcttggtggtttagAGCTcgataagattcggctgctctctctgtttctcacagggaaaagacttagggtttctgagtttgcaaaggcaaaattatttcataaagaCATGAGGCCAAAAATCGCCTAGCACAtagagttatatagggtttttCCCTTATGGgtctcaaaataaaaaaggcctTAAAACatgctggccgaaaatgaggctgaaacaaaagcccaaagtcttaaccaaataaataaataaaaataaagataaaccAGACAactggttgtcggtttgagaaggcctAAACCAGAATtcatagtatgcttgcatgttgcctcgttaaaacctttcgggaaaacccagtgggacaaaacccgataaggaaaaagagtacaacagcATACCAATCCTTCTGAtgtcggctagatctcagaaccaTGAAGAGTTGGAGTGTAAGAAATGGAAATGGGATCTGGtccaagctcggatgtggaaatgagacgtccggcttggttgagtctgaactggatcgggccggtcgcgtcctgaacctccgtTGGGCCGGCttaatcttgaatcttcaactggaccatctcctcaatcagcagctggtcctggtcagaTTGTCCATCTCGATCAAGGATTTGTTGGACAGccttggtgaaaccttctcgcaaagccctggttccactccgggtagtcggaccgcgcctaactatgggaacctctacttggatggcctcatcattccctcccccTTGAAGAGGTTCTGACCtcagaacaccatcatctgcaaaatcatcaaagctATCTGCATGGAAAGGAGACAAATCCGAGACATTGAAAGTATGTGAGAATTTAAATTCAGCCGGGAGGTCAAGGATATAGGCATtgtcgttgatcttctttaAAATGCGGAATGGTCATGTCCCACGGGGAGAGAGTTTGGACTTCCTGGCTTCCGGAAACCTCTCGGgccgcatgtgtaaccacaCCAAGTCTCCGGGTTCGAACAGcacctccttcctcttctggtcATACTTGGCCTTGACCTTAGCCGTCTTGGCCTCTATCCTCTCCTTAACCTTCAAGTGCATGTTCTTAACAAACTCGGCCTTACTGGCTCCATCACGACTGCGGTACATGGAGCTGGGCAGTTCGGTGAAGTCTAAAGGAGTCTCTGgctgaaacccataaacaatctcaaaaggtgacagattagtagtagagtgcctagcatggttataagcaaactcaacaaaaggcaaacaagacaaccaatttcttaaattcttaccgACCGTAGCCCTCAACAGTtgagagagtgtacggtttactacctcagtcTGGCCGTCGGTTTGGGGATGGCAAGTGGTGGAGAATAGCAGCTTGGTTCCCAACTTGCCCCATAGTGTCTtccagaaatggctgaggaacttggtaTCTCGGTCAGACACAATGGTTCGAggaacaccatgtagtcggaccacTTCCTTGAAGAATAGGTCGGCGGTCTGAGTAGCATCATTAGTGGCGTTACAGGCTATGAAatgggccatcttggagaacctgtctaccactacaaaaatggaatccttgtggtttatcttgggtaaacccagcacaaagtccatagaaatgtctacccaagggtggttaggaatCGGCAATGGCATTTGTAAACCGTAAGGATGTGACCTGGACTTGGTTTTAAGGCAGGTAGTGCACTTGGCACATATGCTCTCCACGTCCTTCTTCATgtttggccaaaagaaatgttcagttaggacactcaaggtcttgtcccgaccaaagtgtcccatgaggCCGCCACCATGGGCCTCCCGAACCAGTAGTTCCCTCATGGCTCCTTTGGGAATGCACAACCTCTTTCCCTTGAACAGGAACCCTCCATGCTGGTAGTATTGTCCGAAAGCTCCCTTCTCAGTGTTCCTGAAAGcttcattaaaatcaagatcagtggcataagattctttaatatgttcgaaacccatgatcttggccTCCATAGTTACAATGAGAGTGTGTCTCCGGGACAGtgcatcggccaccacattGTCTTTGCCCTTCTTGTACTTAATCACATAGGGAAAATTCTCCACGAACTCGAGCCATCTggcgtgcctcttcttgagtgtggtctgtcccctcaagtgcttaagtgtctcatgatctgtatgaataacaaattccttagacaaaaggtaatgctgccaagtttcaagggaccttactagagcgtatagctctttgtcataggttgggtagttgagggcagctccactcaatttctcactAAAGAATGCCACTGGTCGGCCTCCTTGAGTAAGAacagctccaatgcctgtacctgatgcatcacactcaatctcaaaagttttattaaaatcaggaagtgtaagaacgggtgcatgagttaaactatatttaagcttgttgaaagactcctcttgggcatggccccaaacaaaggatacattcttcttgatcactgagGTCATGCGAGCagcaatggtgctgaagtccttgacaaaccgcctatagaagctggctaggccatggaaacttcggacatgcccaatagtggtcggcgtgggccagtcttggatggccttgatcttctcctcatcgaccttcaaaccctgtgagctcacaacaaagcctaaaaatattaactggtcaGTGCAAAAGACACACTTCTGgagattggcaaagagtcctTCCTGCCTGAGTGCCTTCAGAACCTGTTCTACATGGCTAATGTGATCGGATAAGCACTGACTGTAAATcaatatgtcatcaaaatagacaactacaaatttaccaatgtagggccttagaacctcgttcataagcctcatgaaggtgctaggggcgttggtaagaccaaatggcatcacgagccactcatacaagcctTGCTTGGTCTTAAAAGCAGTCTTCCACTCGTCACCCTCCTTCATCCGCacttggtgatagccactcctaagatcaatcttggaaaacatggtggaaccactcagttcatctaacatatcatcaagtctaggaatggggtaccgatattttatggtgatgttgttgatggctcggcagtcaacacacatacgccatgtaccatccttcttaggcaccaaGAGGATGGGAACTGCACATGGACTGAGACTCTCTCGAATGTACCCCTTGTCCATAAGGTCTTGGACCTGtctctccagctccttagcctcctccggattgactcggtacgcggctcggtttggaagtggggcgccgggcacaaagtctatctgatgctcaatgcctcGGAGGGGTGGTAAGCTGGCTGGTATCTCCTCAGGAAACACGTCCTTGTACTTGTCCATTAGCACTTGCATCTCAGCTGGGCAATCTGGTGcctcaaaacctgcaaaacaaccttccttgaaGACCATTAGTAGCACTTGTGTATCCTGCTGCAATGATTTAATCACTTTACTAGAAGAGatgaaaaggttagttttactaaacagTCCAGACTGGTCCATGGCTCTCTGCATTTCGTAGACCTCTTGGGGGCTGAGAGGAGCCAGGCTgtgtttcttgttgttgtgggtgAAGCTGTAGGTGTTAGTCCTTCCATGGTGAATGGtatccttgtcaaactgccaaggcctccCTAACAGAAGATGTCCAGCTTGCAtaggaaccacatcacacttcacctggtcctggtacttaccaatacaaaagggcacaacaacttgctccgagattttaagctccgtctcatcattgagccatttAAGCTTGTATGGCCTGGGGTGTGGCGACTTTGCTAGCCCTAACTTGTCAACAAGGTACCTGCTGGCCACATTAGTGCAAGagccaccatcaataattagaCTACATACCTTGCCCTCCACGCTACACCTCGTATGGAAGATGTTCTCTCGTTGGACGGtctctggatcaaagagagcaCTGAGAGCTCGTCTGACCACCAGTAGCTCACCAGTCTCAGCATAGTCCACTATCTCATCTCCTGATTCAGCCGACCCTACATCGACCTCGTCTTGGGACTCATACTCGCCGTCCGCCTTAAggatcatgacacgcttgttcggacagtccctggcgtagtgccccttcccctgacatttgaaacaagtaataTCACGGGTTCTTTGGGCTGGAGTTTGTCCCTTACCTGGTTCGGATGAGCCTGGTTTGGACTGATCGGATTGGTTCTTCTTGAACCGGCTTTCCACTTCAACGGACTTGTTTTTCTCAGCTCCTTTGGATCCGGATGGAGCCCATGGCGTCTTGTTCCTGGCACTAGAGGCGTTCTTCCTCCTAATGTGCTGCTCGGCCTGGACGGCATAGTGGAGGAGGTCGTTGAAGTTGACGTAAGTctgcctctccaccttgcgagcGATGCGGTCTTGAAGACCTTCCAAGAACTGTGCCATCATAACTTCTTCGGTTTCGCGCGTCctgagcttgttcttgagagccTCGAACTCTTCAAAGTATTCCTCCACGGTCCTAGTACCCTGAGACAACTTgcgaaaacgttttagtaagTCTCGCTGATAGTAAGAGGGAATATACCTTGCTCGGAGTTTAGCTCGCATCTCATTCCAAGTCTCGATCCTATAGACCCGGCCAACCTCGGCTACTTCCCTGTCCCACCAAGTTAGGGCATTGTCCGTCAGTTGGGCTGCGGCTAGGGTGATCTTCTTGGCCTCGGTATAGCGGTAGTACtcaaagatgtactccatgcgcctcTCCCATTCGATGTAGGCGTCCGGGTCAACCTTTCCAGCAAAGGTTGGGGGAGTAAGTTTGAGATCCTTGCCCCCTTGCCAAGCGACCTCCTCATCTCGGAATCTCCTACGGATCGGGCTACCATCGCCTTGGACCCGATACTCCCGCCGGTTCCCACGCCCAGCCCGTTCGTACCGCGGCTCGTCcggttcggtacggtcagtGTCCGAGTTGTCCTCACTGGATTGGGATTGTTGCTCTTCTGGAATGGGTTGGTTTCTCCTCCTTGGCTGTGGAGCATTAGCTCGGTTTCTCCCTGTTATCTGAGCCAGCTGCTCAGTCACCGTAGCCAGTGCGGCTTGGAGTTCAGCATGGTTAGCCAACAGCTGAGCATTGATCTCGGCTTGTGTTGGTGCTCCATCTAGGTCGCCCATGTCTCCTGCGAccagagaaagaaaagaaacaagtgATTTGCaaggaaacaaaagagaatgaaataatatttatCTAAGGCATGTAATGAATGTAAaacttccttcttttttttttaaataggaaAAACTTGAAGTGCAAGCCAAGACAAATTGAATGCAATTAAATGAAAATCTGATTCAAAAGAAAGGAAAGTAAAAatcgaaatttaaaaaatggaaagtacaattttttttttttttttaaatatggaaaaTCTTGAAGTGCAAGCCaagaaaattaaatgcaattaaatgaaaatttgatcaaaaaaggaaagtaaaaatCGATGGATGCCAAAAACAAGTTACTAGAATGATGGATGCACAAAAATGGATCAAAGTTATGCAAACAAACAAGTTTTGAACTcgccaagaacagcaagaacaagttcaattttttttttttttgaataacaaaagtaaaagGATAGGATACAACCGTAGGTGTAGGagctttgagctctgatacccAAATGATACAGGCTGAGATTCAGACCATACAAATGGGCGGACAGAGGTTTAagaactcggactggacaggacgggTCGACGGCTATGGGGCGGCTGGGCGGATGCGATGGAGCGGACgatggccgatctggttcctgaaacagaTAAGggatatttttatgagtttttttatgGATCTAAAATGATGAACTGAAAGGAAACTAATTGATATGTTaagaacagaaacaaatatgactttttatgagtttttatattgaatggaaatctagaactatatgatgcaaactgaaacaaaacaagagaAGGATAGAAatatgggggatggatccttgttgctggatgtgtatctctctcaacaagaacagtggatggaggtggatagctatgggatttgacttgctggatgtgtatcactctcaagacaAATCGGTGGATGGGATGGaagtgaagaatcgccacaagcttggtggtttagAGCTCGATAAGACTCGGCTGCTCTCTCTGTTTCTCACAGggaaaagacttagggtttctgagtttgcaaaggcaaaattatttcataaagaCATGAGGCCAAAAATCGCCTAGCACAtagagttatatagggtttttCCCTTATGGgtctcaaaataaaaaaggcctTAAAACatgctggccgaaaatgaggctgaaacaaaagcccaaagtcttaaccaaataaataaataaaaataaagataaaccAGACAactggttgtcggtttgagaatGCCTAAACCAGAATtcatagtatgcttgcatgttgcctcgttaaaacctttcgggaaaacctagtgggacaaaacccgataaggaaaaagagtacaacaacATACCAATCCTTCTGAtgtcggctagatctcagaaccaTGAAGAGTTAGAGTGGAAGAAATGGAAATGGGATCTGGtccaagctcggatgtggaaatgagacgtccggcttggttgagtctgaactggatcgggccggtcgcgtcctgaacctccgttgggccggcttgatcttgaatcttcaactggaccatctcctcaatcagcagctggtcctggtcagttTGTCCATCTCGATCAAGGATTTGTTGGACAGccttggtgaaaccttctcgcaaagccctggttccactccgggtagtcggaccgcgcctaactatgggaacctctacttggatggcctcatcagaCATTGTGTTGATTAACAGGTTCAGTCATGGGATAACTAATGACTGAGATGCTGCGTCGGTCACAGACCATGTTTCTGGTTAGTCCATTACACCATAGACTCATTTAACCCTTGCTCTCTTTTGCTACACAACCAAAGCCAAGGTAAATAACAAAATGTTGACATCAATCCGATGTTTATGTACCAGTAGTGAAAGTGGAAGCTTACACATATTGAGAGGACTCTCTGGTTTTGTCTGTAAAGAAACAAACAATGTAAGCAAAAGCTGCAAAACATTGGACGAATAGTTTCCATGATGTATCTATGCAAATGTGTTAATCTTTTTTGGTGTTCTTTTTAGTTACTCACAGTTACCTTTTGCTTTTGGacaattttgatttgaatgtgtTGCATTTTGAGGTGTATTAAATTTGTGTGCACCAGTAAAAATCCAGCATTCGTTGGGTCGTACGTAGTCTTTTCGATTTAGGAAAATTTACTTTTTCTAGATGAATATGTATTTCTATTGGGAAAAAGAAATCGGGGTTTGACGCTGCTATAAATATGGGCCTAAgagtttaaaaatttattaattcacATAAGAAACTCTAAACCGGTATTTGACTAAATACGTTTTTGCTCTTTTTTCcgctttttttttataacatctcAAAGGTTTTCTAGGTTCAAGGACTAATCACCAAGAAATCCACATAAATCCGGGTTTTCTTGCCACTTAAGGCATCTATGGGTGGCCAAAGAGAATCAAACCCAAGACATAAGCTCCAGCTAgaacccctttaccactagaTCAAGACCACTTGGTTAATTCACGTTTGTTCAGATTCTAAGTTTACTTTTCTTATTAATGaagcattttcaaaaaaaaaaaatatgtagctAATTAGCAGTTAGTCAAAAATGAATATGAACTAATAATTccatttgaattattttaaaaacattttccaATAATTTTAATGCTAATTCTATTTGGTAACTAAAAATTTACATGCATCGAGTTATATTGTAACTATATAGGTATCCATTGTTTAGAATATTtacataagtatatatattttagtttcaacttagttattttaatttagtatatattaatttttctaaactaatttaataaatttatagtaaatgttattattattaatatttactgCAATTTATACACTAAAAACATTACCAAATATAGTAATTCATATTCTTACAATAAAAACTGGAGCCGTAGTAAAAACTTCATTTCTTATATACTCGAATCTCACAAGTTGCACACATATGTAACTACTAAACACCAGCAttaatacacacacacataacaAGAACCCAATACAAGCAGGAAAGATAAGAGAAAGACACTATTCTCCAGCTATCTTcctgacaaaaagaaaagagtaaAAGTTTCTACTAGCTTAACAAAACAAATCTCCCAAGGGGAATGTCCAAATGGAACAATGCAGCTCCGTTTCTTGATGATCATGATCTACCTTTCTTCATCCTTGCACCACGCTGGTTCCTGAAGTGGCTTAGTAGTTGCTGTGCCTGCAAAGAACAACATCACTATTCAGATATCTAACCACAACAAGAAACCAGACTTGGTTTGTTATTATAGTCTTTTACCTTCTCTTTCGCTCTCTGTGTACCAGACTGAGACAAGGCAACAAGCGGAGGTATAGCACCTTCTTGCAAAACCAAAGTGCAAAACTTAGGACTATTCAAACACAACTGAAGCAGCACAGAAGCTGCATTCTCTTTCCCTCTCCCAGACCCTGAATCAACAGTTTCAACAAGCAACGGAACCCCACCTCCCCTAACAATCTCTTGACGCCCTTCCCCAACTCCAGAAAGATTCGCAAGAAGAGCAACCGCTTTATCAACCATCTCCAAACCCGGATCCAACATCTCCACAAGATACTTAACCGCCTTAGCTTGCACGATCCGAGCCTTGTTCTCATGAGTTATAGAGAGATTGAACAAAGCAGAAGCAGCGTCTTTCTTCCCTCTCAACGTTCCCTTCCCAAGAAGACTCACCAGAGCATGTATCGCCGCGTTACACTGCCCTATTCTCTCCCTGTTGACTTGGACAACAGAAAGACTGAACAATGTAGCTGCTGAGTTCTCTTTGGTTCTGTCGTTTCCTGTGTTCAGAACGTGAACAAGCGGCTCTATAGCTCCAGCTTCCACAATCATGGCTTTGTTTACTTCACTAATGGAAAGATTCAGGAGAGCTGTGACTGCTTGTTCTTGCGTTAGCTTCTCTTCCGAGTATAGAAGTGAAAGCAGTGGAGTGATGGCACCGCAACGCCCAATGTGGACACGATTCTCAACGCTGTTGATGGTCAGACGACGTAtctcagcagcagcagcagtcTTCTCTTTGTTAGATCCGGTTTTAAGATCTTCTACCAACTTTATGGTATGTGAAGTCATCATTGTTTGTACAGAACACTCGTTAGTACTCGCTTCACTATAGCTTTGTTGGTTCATCGGTAAGCTTTGTGTCTCACTTGTCAAGGAAGGAACGTAATCAACCGAAGAGACAACACTGCAAACTGATTCACTCCTGCTATGAGTATAAGACTGCTCCTGAGAAGAAAGTTCAAAGATCTCAAAGTCCTTGCTTACACTAGCAGGCACGTTGATCTTCACTTTCTCAAACCCATTTCCAGCTTCAACAGATGATCTTGAGGTAAAACTACTGCTTCTTAAAGAGAAACGAAAGCTCTCTGTGCGGTTGAAGTCATTAGAACCCATGTTATTAGCTATGGATGAAGCATCAGCACCGGAGTTAACAGCAAGGGTGATATTGTTTGCCTCCAACCAACTCTCAATCATAGCCTTAACTGTGTAGTTTGGAATGAGTTCTTGATGAGAGAGCACCTGCCTCGTCCTGGGACAAACAGCTAACCCGTTGTCAAGCCATTCCTTGATAGATGTTCTGTCGAATGTCTGTCCTGAAGCTACTATCACCGGATCAACCATGAGTTCTGTAGACAAAGGACACCGGAAGTAAGGAGGTGTTGAGACACCTTTAGCCACTTCAAGAAACTCGGTCTTGAGCATGTGTTCACGGATGCAAGAGACGAGATCTATCAGTTGGTCCATCTGCTCCTTCTCCACAGCAATGCTTTCCTTTAAGAGGTCCTGGTTTGATACCAACCCAATCATTTGAATAATGCTGTCAAGATCATCATTATCATCTGTCTGATTCCGTAAAGCATTGTTAATGTGTTCGGTTAATGTCCTCTCTTGCTTAAAACACTCAATCTCCTCCATACACCGCTGAAAAATTGTTCCTAGCGATTAATGTACTTTGCTGCACTCAAAGGCAGAGATTAAAGTAATTGTAGTTTACCTCAACACCTTGTACACTTGAACTTGCCTGTGATAACTGAAGAAGTATGCCAGTAATCTTCAGTGAACAAGTCTGGACTTTTTCCAACAAAAGCTCACAGTGAAACACCTGCACACACACTAACTCACTGAATAAATATGCAGAAGAAAAAACTGAAATGAAGAGTTTAAATCATCAAACTTACACCAAAGAGCTTGCTCAACTTTGGGGAACAGTCTTCTAAGAACTCACGAGCCTGGTTCACAACGGAGTCTAGGTCTTCGCACGCGCTGTTTAAGCAGTCATCATCAGGAGGTGTTTTGCAATCAACAACTTCATCTAGAAACGGTTTCAAGAGGTTCAACAAGTGAACCACGTTTCCAATACGTGTTTGGATGGGGTTATATCTTATAGTCTGGCATGCTACCAGATGAAGATAACGAGATATGCTGTTAAGAAGACATCGGACAGGTACAGGATCCATTCAACTAATgaagctgaaaaaaaaaacaaaagaacagAACACACATATCAACTTATGGATCATTTAATTGGGTTAGCATTCAGACTTAGTGTGTATTATATgaaggaaagaaaaagaaactgtATCTTTAGCACAATGTTTCTGTAGGAACAACATTATCAAAAGCATTGACTTTGACATATTTTCTTGACTAAATTCAAGTCACCACCTCTTATGGAAACTCAAACAGATGTTTCTGCTTTCTACTTTGCTTTTGcctaattttaaacaatttttcagATTAATAaagttgaaaatatatacattcaACACTCACAAAGGGGACTGATTCCTCTGAATCTGATAAAATATCAAATCGATACCCTAAAAGGAATCAATAATTCAACCATAAGTGAGACCCATCAGGCCATCACAATGCATAAACAAATAGTGAGAGCCAGTAGAaggaaacacacaaaaaaaactctAGAAGCTTAGCCAATGCCGAGTTCGAAGAGCACAAAAAAGTGATTTTTATTGGTATAAACAGAAACATTTAGAAAGAAAATGTGAGTTGGAGTTGGAGTTGGAGAATACCAAAGCTTTCACAGGAACAAGGCGATCATTCGAGGGGTTGCAGAGAGCTAAAGAAGAGTTACCAAAATCATCTAAAGATCGGTTCTTTGTTTACAcaaaagagaggagagagagagattgtaaGACAAGGGAAGAGGGAATAGTAAGTGTTAAGTAATAGCAGGGGGGGGCCCAAGTTGGGTTCTGCAGGTATCTCTCTCTATTTGCTTGCTGTGTTTATGTTGTGTTGTGTGGAGTTAGTAATTCTAAAAgctgtcttttttttcttttttccatttttataaaattaaacaacaattttacccaaaaaatgaaaattaacaacaattaaaaaaatattactttttacAACAATTGATATTTTGTTGTCTTGACTAGGGGAAAAAAAACCGGAATCGaaaaaccgaaccggaaccaaatCAAATTACccgaaaccg
The window above is part of the Brassica napus cultivar Da-Ae chromosome C8, Da-Ae, whole genome shotgun sequence genome. Proteins encoded here:
- the LOC106411575 gene encoding U-box domain-containing protein 3-like, which gives rise to MDPVPVRCLLNSISRYLHLVACQTIRYNPIQTRIGNVVHLLNLLKPFLDEVVDCKTPPDDDCLNSACEDLDSVVNQAREFLEDCSPKLSKLFGVFHCELLLEKVQTCSLKITGILLQLSQASSSVQGVERCMEEIECFKQERTLTEHINNALRNQTDDNDDLDSIIQMIGLVSNQDLLKESIAVEKEQMDQLIDLVSCIREHMLKTEFLEVAKGVSTPPYFRCPLSTELMVDPVIVASGQTFDRTSIKEWLDNGLAVCPRTRQVLSHQELIPNYTVKAMIESWLEANNITLAVNSGADASSIANNMGSNDFNRTESFRFSLRSSSFTSRSSVEAGNGFEKVKINVPASVSKDFEIFELSSQEQSYTHSRSESVCSVVSSVDYVPSLTSETQSLPMNQQSYSEASTNECSVQTMMTSHTIKLVEDLKTGSNKEKTAAAAEIRRLTINSVENRVHIGRCGAITPLLSLLYSEEKLTQEQAVTALLNLSISEVNKAMIVEAGAIEPLVHVLNTGNDRTKENSAATLFSLSVVQVNRERIGQCNAAIHALVSLLGKGTLRGKKDAASALFNLSITHENKARIVQAKAVKYLVEMLDPGLEMVDKAVALLANLSGVGEGRQEIVRGGGVPLLVETVDSGSGRGKENAASVLLQLCLNSPKFCTLVLQEGAIPPLVALSQSGTQRAKEKAQQLLSHFRNQRGARMKKGRS